A window from Chitinophaga filiformis encodes these proteins:
- a CDS encoding ABC transporter permease, which produces MRTLRLLLEKEFRQIFRDKGLLPVIFIMPLVQLLIMPLAANFDVKNINLVVVDRDHSSYTQQMVTKIASSGYFHITGYYTGYAPALHEIEREKADIILEIPAHFETDLVRESRAEVYLAADAINGTKAGLGTAYLNTILGDFNNEIRMRWLPAKTTAGNVDVTYSNWFNPEMNYHLYMVPGILVLLVTMVGGFIAALNIVKEKEIGTIEQINVTPIKKWQFIIGKMIPFWVIGMVDFTLGLLLARFVYGVIPLGSLLLLYSFLAIYLVALLGFGLLISTYSDNQLQAMFVAFFFIMIFTLMSGLFVSVDNMPPWAKMIARLTPVTHFIDVVRMIVLKGSHFSDIRMQFLYEIAFAVVLNGWAILNYRKTA; this is translated from the coding sequence TATTACTCGAGAAGGAATTCAGGCAGATATTCCGCGATAAAGGACTTTTACCGGTCATCTTTATTATGCCCCTGGTCCAGCTGCTGATCATGCCCCTAGCGGCCAATTTTGATGTAAAGAACATCAACCTGGTGGTAGTAGACAGGGACCATTCCTCCTATACACAACAGATGGTGACGAAAATTGCTTCTTCCGGGTACTTTCACATCACCGGCTATTATACCGGTTATGCACCGGCCCTGCACGAAATAGAACGGGAAAAGGCAGACATCATCCTGGAGATCCCGGCACACTTCGAAACAGACCTGGTGCGGGAGAGCAGGGCAGAGGTCTATCTTGCTGCCGATGCTATCAATGGTACGAAGGCGGGACTGGGTACCGCTTATCTCAACACCATCCTGGGCGATTTTAACAATGAGATCCGCATGCGATGGTTGCCAGCTAAGACCACTGCCGGCAATGTCGATGTGACCTATTCGAACTGGTTCAACCCGGAGATGAACTATCATCTGTACATGGTACCGGGCATCCTGGTGCTGCTGGTGACGATGGTAGGTGGTTTCATTGCCGCGCTGAATATTGTAAAGGAAAAAGAGATAGGCACCATCGAGCAGATCAATGTAACACCTATCAAAAAATGGCAGTTCATCATTGGAAAGATGATCCCTTTCTGGGTGATCGGCATGGTGGACTTTACCCTGGGGTTATTGCTGGCGAGATTTGTATATGGTGTTATTCCGCTGGGCAGCCTGTTGCTGTTATATAGTTTTCTGGCGATATACCTGGTGGCTTTGCTGGGCTTTGGACTGTTGATATCAACGTACAGCGATAATCAGTTACAGGCGATGTTCGTTGCTTTTTTCTTCATCATGATCTTTACACTGATGAGTGGGCTGTTCGTTTCGGTGGATAATATGCCGCCATGGGCCAAGATGATCGCTAGATTAACGCCCGTAACGCATTTCATTGATGTGGTGCGGATGATCGTACTGAAAGGCAGTCATTTCAGCGATATCAGGATGCAGTTCCTGTATGAAATAGCGTTCGCTGTGGTGCTGAATGGCTGGGCAATTCTTAACTATCGTAAAACCGCTTAA
- a CDS encoding PLP-dependent aminotransferase family protein: MLKTAEHLYLQIADKLEQLISKDVLKIGDKLPSVRTMSEEQGVSMSTAFQAYYHLEAKGLIESRPKSGYYVIFSPRRMPEMPKACEAVKKPSEVTLHEMITQVSQDMSLQNITRLASAAPPESLLPAAKISKALIQALRKSPNAGIAYEPVQGNPDLRRQIARNSILWGGAISEEDIVTTNGCMDALTLCLSAVTQPGDTIALESPAYYGSLQLAESLGLKVLEVPTHPGTGVDLEYLDKAIPKFKIKACLFVTNFTNPLGACMPDCHKQELVRLLEKYNIPLIEDDIYGDMYFGKERPGVCQTFDTNGLVLLCNSFSKSLAPGYRVGWTVPGRYKEKVLNLKRHHSISSPSLPSAAIACFLENDRYEHHLRGMRKNLHTQYMRHLQAIREYFPEDCCVSRPQGGFVLWVELHPKVNTYELYEQAIKHKVSFAPGRIFSLQERYNNCMRISFSNPWSKQIDEGLKTLGRLIRKMS; this comes from the coding sequence ATGCTAAAAACAGCCGAACATCTCTACCTCCAGATCGCCGACAAACTGGAACAGCTCATCTCCAAAGATGTCCTGAAAATCGGCGACAAACTCCCCTCCGTCCGCACCATGAGCGAAGAACAGGGCGTGAGTATGAGCACCGCCTTCCAGGCCTACTACCACCTGGAAGCTAAAGGACTGATAGAATCCCGCCCTAAATCGGGTTATTACGTGATCTTCAGCCCGCGCAGAATGCCGGAAATGCCGAAAGCTTGTGAAGCGGTAAAAAAGCCCTCAGAAGTCACGCTGCATGAAATGATCACACAGGTATCCCAGGATATGAGCCTGCAGAATATCACCAGGCTCGCCTCCGCCGCGCCACCGGAATCCCTGCTGCCGGCAGCGAAGATCTCCAAGGCACTGATACAGGCACTGCGCAAGTCGCCCAATGCCGGCATTGCTTATGAACCGGTGCAAGGCAACCCCGACCTCCGGCGGCAGATCGCCCGGAACTCAATCCTCTGGGGCGGCGCTATTAGTGAAGAAGATATTGTAACCACCAATGGCTGCATGGACGCCCTTACGCTCTGCTTATCCGCAGTAACACAACCTGGCGACACCATCGCACTGGAAAGCCCTGCATATTACGGCTCCCTGCAACTGGCGGAAAGCCTGGGATTAAAAGTACTGGAAGTCCCTACTCACCCGGGAACGGGCGTAGACCTGGAATACCTGGACAAAGCTATCCCGAAGTTTAAAATTAAAGCCTGCCTCTTCGTCACCAATTTTACGAATCCACTGGGAGCCTGCATGCCTGACTGCCACAAACAGGAACTCGTCAGACTGCTGGAAAAGTACAACATCCCGCTGATCGAAGATGATATCTATGGCGACATGTACTTCGGCAAGGAACGCCCCGGCGTATGTCAGACATTTGATACCAACGGACTGGTACTGCTATGCAATTCCTTTTCCAAATCGCTCGCTCCGGGGTACCGCGTAGGATGGACAGTGCCCGGCAGATACAAAGAGAAAGTGCTGAACCTGAAAAGGCATCACTCTATCTCCTCTCCCTCCCTGCCCAGCGCCGCCATTGCCTGTTTCCTGGAGAACGACCGCTACGAGCACCATCTCAGGGGAATGAGAAAGAACCTGCATACACAATACATGCGCCACCTGCAGGCTATCAGGGAATATTTTCCGGAAGACTGCTGCGTATCACGCCCACAGGGAGGTTTTGTGCTGTGGGTAGAGCTCCATCCGAAAGTGAATACCTACGAGCTGTATGAACAGGCCATAAAACATAAAGTATCTTTCGCACCCGGTAGGATCTTCTCCCTGCAGGAACGCTATAATAATTGTATGCGGATCAGCTTCAGCAATCCCTGGAGCAAACAGATAGATGAAGGTTTAAAGACATTAGGACGACTGATCCGGAAGATGTCGTAA
- a CDS encoding ArsR/SmtB family transcription factor, translated as MEELFKGVADPVRREILSLLRLQPLNVNQINEHFDDISRQAVSKHLQFLEDSGWIKIYQAGRERYGYLNKTAFYALKEWLDTYLQWGQQSLENDHGVFLERTAYEKGAPLTLPVMLQAMLSKDKEFDGLFYNAVRTTGIFCKPSCSANPRPDNVTFYLTREEAMKNGYRACKRCKP; from the coding sequence ATGGAAGAACTGTTTAAGGGCGTTGCCGATCCGGTACGCAGGGAGATTCTTTCCCTCTTACGTTTGCAGCCATTAAATGTGAATCAGATAAATGAACATTTTGACGATATCAGCAGACAGGCTGTGTCCAAGCATTTGCAGTTCCTGGAAGACAGCGGTTGGATAAAGATCTATCAGGCAGGAAGGGAACGATACGGATATCTCAATAAGACAGCTTTCTACGCCCTTAAGGAATGGTTGGATACCTATCTCCAATGGGGACAGCAGTCACTGGAAAATGATCATGGGGTATTCCTTGAACGGACTGCTTATGAGAAAGGCGCTCCCCTGACTCTGCCTGTAATGTTGCAGGCGATGCTGAGTAAGGATAAGGAATTTGATGGCCTTTTCTATAATGCAGTACGTACCACAGGTATCTTCTGTAAGCCATCCTGCTCTGCAAATCCACGACCTGATAACGTCACTTTTTATCTTACAAGGGAAGAAGCTATGAAGAATGGATATCGTGCCTGTAAGCGATGTAAGCCGTAG
- a CDS encoding DNA-3-methyladenine glycosylase family protein — protein sequence MSQQTVVNIPITDHDNFSFAECLVFLGRSEKECLHYVEGDVVQKMLVSNGQPILVEIGDDAVAKSLRVTVRSTGIDSGSDSKNDPDTLREPDSVDVEYIRRYISHWLHLNADLRPFYDFAKKDKVLASLVKRYKGLRLIGIPDLFEALTWSITGQQITLGFAYTLRQRFIQAFGHHAVIDGKDHYVYPHPSVIAALEPASLISMQFSRSKADYIIRLAQSMASGLLTAEQLENMDYQQARDHLVSFRGIGNWSANYVLMKYHRHHQALPLEDAGLHNALKYQLELPSKPSLADVKSYTQHWKEHAAYATFYLWRSLY from the coding sequence ATGAGTCAGCAGACAGTTGTCAATATACCAATTACTGATCACGATAATTTTTCTTTCGCAGAATGCCTTGTTTTTCTGGGGCGCTCCGAAAAAGAGTGTCTGCATTACGTGGAGGGAGACGTGGTACAGAAAATGCTCGTATCAAATGGTCAGCCAATATTGGTGGAGATCGGTGATGATGCAGTTGCAAAGTCTTTACGTGTGACGGTTAGGAGTACCGGCATTGATAGTGGGTCGGATAGTAAAAATGACCCCGATACTTTGAGGGAACCTGACAGTGTCGATGTGGAATATATCCGTCGGTATATTAGTCACTGGTTACACTTAAATGCAGATCTGCGGCCATTTTATGACTTTGCAAAGAAGGATAAGGTACTGGCCTCGCTGGTAAAACGTTATAAGGGATTAAGACTGATTGGCATCCCCGACCTGTTTGAGGCCTTGACATGGAGTATTACCGGACAACAGATCACCCTGGGTTTTGCCTATACATTGCGTCAACGATTTATTCAGGCCTTCGGCCATCACGCTGTTATTGACGGAAAAGATCATTATGTATATCCTCATCCTTCCGTCATCGCTGCATTGGAACCAGCTAGCCTGATCAGTATGCAGTTTTCCCGCAGTAAGGCAGACTACATCATCCGACTGGCACAATCAATGGCAAGCGGACTCCTCACAGCTGAACAGCTGGAGAATATGGATTATCAACAGGCGAGAGATCATCTGGTATCGTTTCGCGGTATTGGAAACTGGTCTGCTAATTATGTGCTAATGAAATACCATCGTCATCACCAGGCATTACCATTGGAAGATGCAGGTTTACATAACGCACTTAAATATCAGTTGGAACTGCCATCCAAACCCTCACTGGCAGACGTAAAATCATATACGCAGCATTGGAAAGAACATGCAGCATATGCGACGTTTTATTTATGGAGATCGCTATATTAA
- a CDS encoding methylated-DNA--[protein]-cysteine S-methyltransferase — MITSHIPPIMPSDAGIEIPSHIHTITTPVGPLTIIGDAQAVNTLTFKEGIAITHDPLPDTMLQCIEELAAYFGGSLQQFTFPIAQPGTAFQQTVWQQLTMIPYGQTISYMQLAKRINNPKSIRAVGTTNGKNRIAIVVPCHRVIGSDGSLTGYAGGIWRKKWLLEHEMKQKFGSLELF, encoded by the coding sequence ATGATAACCTCTCATATACCACCGATAATGCCATCAGATGCGGGAATAGAAATACCCTCGCATATACATACAATCACAACTCCGGTAGGACCACTTACTATTATTGGTGATGCGCAGGCTGTTAATACCTTGACTTTCAAGGAAGGGATCGCTATTACACATGATCCTTTGCCGGATACGATGTTGCAATGCATAGAAGAATTAGCAGCTTATTTCGGAGGAAGCCTGCAACAATTCACTTTCCCCATTGCACAGCCCGGGACGGCGTTTCAACAAACAGTGTGGCAACAACTGACAATGATCCCGTATGGCCAGACCATATCGTACATGCAATTGGCAAAACGGATCAACAATCCTAAAAGTATCCGGGCGGTAGGTACTACCAATGGGAAGAACAGGATAGCGATCGTAGTGCCGTGTCACAGAGTAATAGGCAGTGATGGTTCACTAACTGGTTATGCAGGAGGGATCTGGCGGAAGAAATGGTTGCTGGAACATGAGATGAAGCAGAAGTTTGGGTCATTGGAATTATTCTGA
- a CDS encoding pyridoxal phosphate-dependent decarboxylase family protein, translated as MNQLLRQDLNQVDAFLQEVKDYSVAFLSKIDALPVKSASAEFERLELPRKGMGARSTLLQFNERYGQHLAGNSGARNWGFVTGGATVPAIAGDWLTAVFDMNAADKDTAPLQIETETIAMLRQLFGLPEAFSGCFVTGATMANFTGLAIARQWLGRQLGVDVAQEGMAALANTRIISCIPHSSTVKSLAMLGFGRNAMLKLSSLPDRESIDIAVLEDYLKKHQGEPLIVVASAGTVNTVDFDDLAAIARLKKEYGFWLHIDAAFGAFAACVPEYRHLLNGWDAADSITIDAHKWLNVPYDAAMIFTRHTQLQLDTFKNAGAAYLGDPAKDFKYSNYTPENSRRLRALPAWYSLMAYGAEGYADIVNNNIELARQLGELIRENDAFHLLAPVRLCVVCFTLNVADEEKQAATDVLIKALDDSGKVMMTPTVYQGVPAIRAAFVNWRTTENDLALVWKEMKQQTAALTVK; from the coding sequence ATGAATCAGTTATTACGCCAGGATCTAAACCAAGTTGATGCCTTCCTTCAGGAAGTAAAAGACTACAGCGTAGCTTTCTTGTCAAAGATAGACGCACTGCCGGTAAAATCCGCCAGCGCGGAGTTTGAGCGTTTGGAACTACCACGAAAGGGAATGGGAGCAAGAAGCACCTTGTTACAATTTAATGAGCGGTATGGACAACACCTCGCCGGCAACAGCGGCGCACGCAACTGGGGATTTGTAACAGGTGGTGCAACAGTACCGGCAATAGCCGGCGACTGGCTGACAGCAGTTTTCGATATGAATGCCGCGGATAAGGATACGGCGCCATTACAGATAGAAACGGAAACCATTGCAATGCTCCGGCAGCTGTTCGGGTTGCCGGAAGCATTTTCCGGATGCTTTGTAACAGGAGCCACGATGGCCAATTTCACGGGCCTTGCCATCGCAAGACAATGGCTCGGCAGACAATTGGGCGTAGATGTGGCGCAGGAAGGAATGGCTGCTCTGGCAAACACCAGGATCATTTCCTGTATACCACATTCCAGTACGGTAAAGTCGCTGGCTATGTTAGGATTCGGCCGAAACGCGATGCTGAAGTTATCCAGTCTGCCGGATAGAGAATCAATTGACATTGCAGTACTGGAAGACTATCTGAAGAAACATCAGGGAGAACCACTGATCGTCGTGGCCAGCGCCGGCACTGTCAATACCGTCGACTTCGATGACCTCGCCGCCATCGCCAGGCTAAAAAAAGAATATGGCTTCTGGTTACATATAGATGCTGCATTCGGCGCCTTCGCCGCCTGTGTGCCGGAATACAGGCATCTGCTGAATGGCTGGGACGCGGCAGACAGTATCACTATCGACGCACATAAATGGTTGAATGTTCCTTATGATGCCGCTATGATCTTCACCCGTCATACACAGCTGCAACTCGATACATTTAAGAATGCAGGCGCCGCTTACCTGGGAGATCCGGCAAAAGACTTTAAATATAGCAACTACACACCTGAGAACTCACGACGACTGCGGGCATTACCCGCCTGGTATTCGCTCATGGCCTATGGCGCAGAAGGATATGCTGATATCGTGAATAATAATATAGAGCTGGCACGTCAGCTTGGAGAACTGATACGGGAGAACGACGCATTCCATTTACTGGCGCCGGTCAGATTATGTGTTGTCTGTTTCACACTGAATGTAGCTGATGAAGAGAAGCAGGCAGCGACCGATGTTTTGATAAAGGCACTGGACGATAGCGGAAAAGTAATGATGACTCCTACCGTTTACCAGGGAGTGCCAGCCATCCGCGCAGCGTTTGTGAACTGGCGTACAACGGAGAATGACCTCGCTCTTGTGTGGAAGGAAATGAAACAACAAACGGCAGCGCTGACAGTAAAATAG
- a CDS encoding EamA family transporter: MKKSNTNAYMALVVVSIFWGTTYLASRIGVRHTHGLMLAGIRQTIAGMLLTSFFLLKGYKFPEKVVLSRLFVIGVMMLCLSNGLITWAMQYIPSGLCAIIVATVPIWITIFSYFLVQRTKFTILLVAGMLIGLLGVGGIFYDYLASLTNPEFRLGIFLTLIACISWAIGSVLTARWALKINFLYGAGFQMLFSGIVMTIVATMMGQSFPLDGFNIELWGSLLYLIFIGSILGYSSYVFVLNNLPPSLASVYAYINPIVAVLLGWLILHEHLNWTTGISCLVTLGGVYMVNRAVNKNKQQYGTTTK; encoded by the coding sequence ATGAAAAAATCAAACACGAATGCCTATATGGCATTGGTGGTAGTCAGTATTTTCTGGGGTACCACTTACCTGGCCTCCAGGATCGGTGTTCGCCATACGCATGGTCTTATGCTGGCGGGCATCAGGCAGACGATCGCCGGTATGCTTTTAACAAGTTTCTTTTTACTGAAGGGATATAAATTTCCGGAGAAGGTGGTGTTATCGCGACTCTTCGTGATCGGTGTGATGATGCTCTGCCTGAGTAACGGACTGATCACATGGGCCATGCAATATATACCCAGCGGACTTTGTGCGATCATCGTGGCAACGGTGCCGATCTGGATCACCATATTCAGTTACTTCCTGGTACAGCGTACGAAGTTCACTATCCTGCTGGTAGCGGGAATGCTGATCGGTTTGTTGGGAGTGGGAGGTATCTTCTATGATTATCTGGCAAGCCTGACGAACCCGGAATTCCGCCTCGGGATCTTCCTGACACTGATAGCATGCATCAGCTGGGCGATAGGATCGGTGCTGACCGCCCGCTGGGCGCTGAAGATCAATTTTCTTTATGGCGCAGGGTTCCAGATGTTGTTCAGTGGTATCGTAATGACGATTGTGGCAACAATGATGGGGCAGTCGTTCCCGTTAGATGGATTCAATATTGAATTATGGGGCAGTTTGCTCTACCTGATCTTTATCGGATCGATATTGGGATATTCATCTTATGTGTTCGTGTTGAACAACCTGCCACCTTCCCTGGCATCTGTATACGCTTATATCAATCCAATAGTAGCTGTATTGCTGGGGTGGCTGATCCTTCATGAACACCTGAACTGGACAACAGGTATTTCCTGTCTGGTGACACTGGGAGGAGTATATATGGTAAACAGAGCTGTTAATAAAAACAAACAACAATATGGCACCACTACAAAGTAA
- a CDS encoding GNAT family N-acetyltransferase, with translation MAPLQSNEVKLVDYMPAYQPHFERLNKWWIEKYFTVEPVDEDVLGKPDQHIIAKGGDIIFAMVGETIAGTVALKSIDTETAEMTKMAVDEAYQGHRIGWKLAEGILELARRKGLKKVVLYSNTKLVPALNMYQKLGFREIPVEEGRYERSTIKMEIVFGEENRHYAIANGLINAINTAVPLLRQIPETVAAERISRGKWSPKEIIGHLIDSAINNNVRFIRSQQISLLEIPGYAQDFWVKGQAWQFSSWQELIDLWAGMNKHLALTIRAIPAKALQHLIKINENEPVTLEYVVTDYLEHLKHHLTQVKIIL, from the coding sequence ATGGCACCACTACAAAGTAATGAAGTAAAACTGGTTGACTATATGCCGGCCTATCAGCCGCATTTCGAGCGACTGAACAAGTGGTGGATAGAGAAGTATTTCACGGTAGAACCGGTAGATGAAGATGTGCTTGGCAAGCCCGACCAGCATATCATTGCGAAGGGAGGAGATATCATTTTTGCGATGGTGGGTGAAACAATTGCGGGCACTGTAGCGTTAAAATCTATAGACACAGAAACGGCAGAAATGACCAAGATGGCTGTTGATGAAGCTTATCAGGGGCACCGGATAGGCTGGAAGCTGGCAGAGGGTATCCTGGAATTAGCCAGAAGGAAAGGATTGAAGAAAGTTGTCTTGTACTCTAACACTAAACTGGTACCGGCACTGAATATGTATCAGAAACTGGGATTCCGGGAAATACCGGTAGAAGAAGGGCGCTACGAGCGCAGCACCATTAAAATGGAGATAGTGTTTGGTGAAGAAAACAGGCATTATGCGATCGCCAACGGCTTAATAAACGCAATAAATACGGCAGTCCCGCTTTTACGACAAATCCCTGAAACCGTAGCAGCAGAGCGGATTAGCAGAGGTAAGTGGAGTCCGAAAGAAATAATCGGACATCTTATTGATTCAGCAATTAATAATAATGTTCGTTTTATACGATCCCAACAGATATCTTTGTTGGAGATTCCTGGATATGCGCAGGATTTTTGGGTAAAGGGACAAGCCTGGCAGTTCAGCAGCTGGCAGGAACTGATTGATTTATGGGCGGGGATGAACAAGCATCTGGCGTTAACTATACGCGCCATACCCGCGAAGGCACTGCAACATCTGATAAAAATTAATGAGAACGAACCTGTCACACTGGAATATGTGGTGACGGATTATTTAGAGCATTTAAAACACCATCTGACTCAGGTGAAAATAATATTATAA
- a CDS encoding NUDIX domain-containing protein produces the protein MDTQTNPWTILSSERKYDNPWIMVTEHQVLNPSGGRGIYGIVHFKNAAIGVVALDEEQHIYLVGQYRFALEQFSWEIPEGGGPLGGDPLESAKRELLEETGLVATDWTPIVKMHLSNSVCDEAGVVYLARGLEQREAEPEETEQLYVKRVPFETAYQMVKNYEITDSLSIAAIQKIKLMMLEGEI, from the coding sequence ATGGATACACAAACAAATCCCTGGACGATCTTATCCAGTGAAAGAAAATATGATAACCCATGGATAATGGTAACGGAACACCAGGTGTTGAACCCTTCGGGTGGCAGGGGCATTTATGGCATTGTACATTTTAAAAATGCCGCTATTGGTGTGGTAGCCCTGGATGAAGAACAGCATATTTACCTGGTAGGGCAATACCGCTTTGCTCTGGAACAGTTCTCCTGGGAGATCCCCGAAGGGGGAGGGCCACTGGGAGGAGACCCGCTGGAAAGCGCCAAAAGGGAATTGCTGGAGGAAACCGGCCTGGTGGCCACAGACTGGACACCTATTGTGAAAATGCACCTGTCCAATTCTGTTTGTGACGAGGCGGGAGTGGTGTACCTGGCCCGCGGACTGGAACAGCGGGAGGCGGAACCGGAAGAAACGGAGCAGTTGTACGTGAAAAGGGTCCCCTTTGAGACGGCCTACCAGATGGTCAAAAACTATGAGATAACTGATTCTCTGTCAATTGCCGCCATTCAGAAGATAAAGCTGATGATGCTGGAAGGAGAGATATGA
- the rlmB gene encoding 23S rRNA (guanosine(2251)-2'-O)-methyltransferase RlmB, with amino-acid sequence MEQRRFKKPGGFRQHAPRPKASSMVIGRQPVVEAINAGKAIERIYMLRGATGDIIPQIKKLADQYNIPVNLVPVEKLNGLTSFNHQGVIAITGQINYLDLQDVISHVTEQGETPLFLILDGITDVRNIGAIARSAVCCGAQAIIIPDRGIAALNEEAIKSSAGALETISVCRVNSLLKAIDTLHLNGIKVIASEMEAETKLYDCQLQEPVAVIMGSEDKGVYPALLKASDTLFHIPMAGNFESFNVSVAAGIILYEAMKQRGA; translated from the coding sequence ATGGAACAAAGAAGATTTAAAAAGCCTGGTGGATTTCGCCAGCATGCCCCCAGGCCCAAGGCATCGTCAATGGTGATTGGCAGGCAGCCGGTTGTGGAAGCGATCAACGCGGGAAAGGCAATTGAGCGTATTTATATGTTGCGTGGCGCAACGGGGGATATCATCCCCCAGATCAAAAAGTTGGCCGATCAGTATAACATCCCGGTGAACCTGGTTCCGGTGGAGAAACTGAATGGACTGACGTCATTTAATCACCAGGGTGTCATTGCCATTACAGGCCAGATCAACTATCTTGACCTGCAGGATGTGATATCTCATGTGACTGAACAGGGAGAGACGCCTTTGTTCCTTATACTGGACGGGATCACGGATGTCCGCAATATAGGCGCCATTGCCCGTAGTGCCGTTTGCTGCGGCGCCCAGGCTATCATTATTCCCGACCGGGGGATAGCTGCCCTGAACGAGGAGGCCATCAAGTCCTCTGCCGGCGCGCTGGAAACGATCTCTGTATGCCGGGTAAACAGCCTGCTGAAGGCGATCGATACCCTTCACCTGAACGGTATTAAGGTCATTGCCAGCGAAATGGAGGCAGAAACCAAGCTCTATGACTGCCAGCTGCAGGAACCGGTAGCGGTGATCATGGGATCGGAAGACAAGGGCGTATATCCCGCCCTGCTGAAAGCGTCAGATACCCTGTTTCACATTCCTATGGCCGGAAACTTTGAATCCTTCAATGTATCTGTTGCAGCAGGCATCATCCTGTATGAAGCCATGAAGCAAAGAGGCGCATAA
- a CDS encoding hydroxymethylglutaryl-CoA lyase: MKLIECPRDAMQGWHRQISTDEKVTYLNALLKVGFDTLDCGSFVSPKTIPQMADTAEVISRLDLSGTKSKLLTIVANQRGAEEAVVFDEIAYLGYPFSISETFQLRNTNKTILDSLELIDTLQELCIKNSKQLVVYISMGFGNPYGDHYDASIALRWVDELVQRDITIVSLADTVGVATPEIITKLYSTLIPAYPLVEFGAHFHSAPNSWEEKVSAAYDKGCRRFDSAIKGIGGCPMAHNELVGNLATERLLEFSVGRHEQLGLDFSALRAAQEIADRIFY, encoded by the coding sequence ATGAAACTGATCGAATGTCCACGTGATGCCATGCAAGGCTGGCACAGGCAAATAAGCACGGATGAAAAGGTAACATACCTGAATGCGCTGCTGAAAGTGGGTTTTGATACCCTTGACTGCGGCAGCTTTGTATCTCCAAAAACCATCCCCCAGATGGCAGACACCGCAGAGGTGATCTCCCGCCTGGATCTGAGCGGTACAAAAAGTAAATTGCTGACGATTGTAGCCAATCAGCGGGGGGCGGAAGAAGCTGTGGTGTTCGATGAGATCGCTTACCTGGGATATCCTTTTTCGATATCAGAAACTTTTCAGCTACGCAACACCAACAAGACCATCCTGGACTCGCTGGAGCTGATAGATACCCTCCAGGAGCTGTGCATTAAAAACAGCAAGCAGCTGGTGGTCTATATTTCTATGGGCTTTGGCAATCCTTATGGTGATCATTACGATGCTTCCATTGCCCTACGATGGGTGGATGAGCTGGTGCAGCGGGATATTACGATCGTCTCCCTGGCGGATACGGTGGGGGTAGCTACTCCTGAGATCATTACAAAACTGTATTCAACCTTAATACCGGCTTATCCTTTAGTGGAATTCGGCGCACATTTTCACTCAGCGCCCAATAGTTGGGAGGAAAAGGTATCCGCAGCCTACGATAAGGGTTGCCGGCGTTTTGACAGCGCGATCAAGGGAATAGGCGGTTGCCCGATGGCGCACAATGAATTGGTAGGAAACCTTGCAACTGAGCGTCTGCTGGAATTCAGTGTAGGACGTCATGAACAGCTGGGGCTTGATTTCAGCGCCCTCCGGGCCGCACAGGAGATTGCCGACCGTATTTTTTATTAA